The genomic DNA GTTCCCGGAAACGGCCGGTTCAATTACTTCCTTCAGAGTTGATTCTGATGTTATCTCTCTTAATGGCCGTGAACCCCTCCAGGTTTGAATATTCGATCCgtttcatattaattttatagctTAGTCACAAGTTTTTGTAAATATCATGCAGAACTTATAACTATGAAACAGACCTTTTTTATAATACCGGTTAGTTATATCCGGTTTAAATTACTTCATCTcctgaaaatatgatttttctctttaatcAGACCGATGCGGAGATAGGTGACGACGGAAAGCTCCACGTGGTGGTCCGAAGATCAAGCGCCGCCTCATCAATGATCTCATCGTTCAACAAATCTCACGGCGGAGGTCTTAACTCCTCCATGATAACGCCGAGAGCTTCAAATCTCACAGGCGTGGAGATTTACTCTGTCCAGTCATCACGAGAGCCGACGCCTAGAGCTTCGAGCTTTAACCAGACAGATTTCTACGCAATGTTTAACGCAAGCAAAGCTCCGAGCCCTCGTCACGGTTACACCAATAGCTACGGTGGTGCTGGAGCTGGTCCCGGTGGAGATGTTTACTCACTTCAGTCTTCTAAAGGAGTGACGCCAAGAACGTCAAATTTTGATGAAGAAGTTATGAAGACGGCNNNNNNNNNNNNNNNNNNNNNNNNNNNNNNNNNNNNNNNNNNNNNNNNNNNNNNNNNNNNNNNNNNNNNNNNNNNNNNNNNNNNNNNNNNNNNNNNNNNNNNNNATTCAAACCTCACATAACTAGCTAAGCCTTAGAGTTATAAAGCTAGTTATGTTTCTCTAAACAAACTTACACATGCACATATTCTCCTGTTTGTAGATATACTAAATCACTGATGAGTATATTGTGATATGAATTCAGGCGTTCAGCCGCAGGGGAAGCCTAGAATGGATGATAACGCTCTTCTCACTATCAACACTACCGAACACGTTGGTTATGGGAATCCCATTGCTTCGTGCTATGTACGGGGACTTCTCCGGCAACCTAATGGTGCAAATCGTGGTGCTTCAGAGCATCATATGGTATACTCTAATGCTCTTCTTGTTTGAGTTCCGTGGCGCTAAGCTTCTCATCTCCGAGCAGTTCCCGGAAACGGCCGGTTCAATTACTTCCTTCCGAGTTGATTCTGATGTTATCTCTCTCAATGGCCGTGAACCCCTCCAGGTTTGAATACTCGATCCGTTTCATATAGTAAATTTATAGCTTAGTCACAAGTTTTTGTAAATATCATGCAGAACTTATTACTTATGAAAAATAACCTTCTTATAATACCGgttcggttatattcggtttATATTACTTCATCTcctaaaaatatgatttatcgTTAATCAGACCGATGCGGAGATAGGTGACGACGGAAAGCTCCACGTGGTGGTCCGAAGATCAAGCGCCGCCTCATCAATGATCTCATCGTTCAACAAATCTCACGGCGGAGGTCTTAACTCTTCCATGATAACGCCGAGAGCTTCAAACCTCACAGGCGTGGAGATTTACTCTGTTCAGTCGTCACGAGAGCCGACGCCTAGAGCCTCGAGCTTTAATCAGACAGATTTCTACGCAATGTTTAACGCAAGCAAAGCTCCGAGCCCTCGTCACGGTTACACCAATAGCTATGGTGGTGCAGGAGCTGGTCCCGGTGGAGATGTTTACTCACTTCAGTCTTCTAAAGGAGTGACGCCAAGAACGTCAAATTTTGATGAAGAAGTCATGAAGACGGCGAAGAAAGGAGGAAGAGGTGGGAGAAGTATGAGTGGCGAGTTATACAATAACAATAGTGGTAtgacatttatctttttattttgctcttatatatatatatatgttactatCTAggggaaaaatatatttgtgacAATTTCATTATTGTTTGGTTGCACTataattgtaataatttttaaaaataatattttgtaattatggtGTCAGTTCCTTCGTACCCACCACCAAACCCGATGTTCACGGGGTCAACGAGCGGAGCAGCTGgagtaaagaaaaaggaaagtggTGGGGGAGGAAGCGGTGGAGGCGGAGTTGGTACTGGAGGAGGACAGAACAAGGAGATGAACATGTTCGTGTGGAGTTCGAGTGCTTCTCCAGTGTCGGAAGCCAACGCGAGGAACGCTATGACCAGAGGTGCCTCCACCGATTTATCTACCGACCCTAaagctcctcttcctcctcctcctcctcctcctcaggaCAACCTCGCTACTAAAGGTTctttaatcttccatttttaaattcatactaaaaatatttttgtacttttttgtaaaattataaaaatactaaaGTGAATCATAGTCAATCGGTGAATATTTTTTTCGAGGAACGATCATGTATAGTCAATTAAGTttagtatattaaaatttattgtatttgaTGGTGACAGCGATGCAAAATCTGATAGAGAACATGACACCGGGAAGAAAAGGGCATGTGGAGATGGACCAAGACGGTAATAACGAAGGGAAGTCAGGGGTAACTTCGTCACCTTACATGGGCAAAAAAGGCGGTGACGTTGAAGACGGTGGTCCTGGTCCGAGGAAACAGCAGATGCCGCCGGCCAGCGTGATGACAAGACTAATACTCATAATGGTCTGGAGAAAACTTATTCGAAACCCTAACACTTACTCTAGTCTCTTTGGCCTTGCTTGGTCTCTTGTCTCCTACAAGTAAGTAAAGTAGTATACATCACGTCACATATATAAAAGGTAGCAAATGTATATTGGTGTCAATTGCTTAAATGTTG from Camelina sativa cultivar DH55 chromosome 2, Cs, whole genome shotgun sequence includes the following:
- the LOC104733965 gene encoding auxin efflux carrier component 2-like isoform X1 codes for the protein MITLFSLSTLPNTLVMGIPLLRAMYGDFSGNLMVQIVVLQSIIWYTLMLFLFEFRGAKLLISEQFPETAGSITSFRVDSDVISLNGREPLQTDAEIGDDGKLHVVVRRSSAASSMISSFNKSHGGGLNSSMITPRASNLTGVEIYSVQSSREPTPRASSFNQTDFYAMFNASKAPSPRHGYTNSYGGAGAGPGGDVYSLQSSKGVTPRTSNFDEEVMKTAKKGGRGGRSMSGELYNNNSVPSYPPPNPMFTGSTSGAAGVKKKESGGGGSGGGGVGTGGGQNKEMNMFVWSSSASPVSEANARNAMTRGASTDLSTDPKAPLPPPPPPPQDNLATKAMQNLIENMTPGRKGHVEMDQDGNNEGKSGVTSSPYMGKKGGDVEDGGPGPRKQQMPPASVMTRLILIMVWRKLIRNPNTYSSLFGLAWSLVSYKWNIKMPTIMSGSISILSDAGLGMAMFSLGLFMALQPKIIACGKSVAVFAMAVRFLTGPAVIAATSIAIGIRGDLLHIAIVQAALPQGIVPFVFAKEYNVHPDILSTAVIFGMLVALPVTVLYYVLLGL
- the LOC104733965 gene encoding auxin efflux carrier component 2-like isoform X2, which gives rise to MITGKDMYDVLAAMVPLYVAMILAYGSVRWWGIFTPDQCSGINRFVAVFAVPLLSFHFISSNDPYAMNYHFLAADSLQKVVILAALFLWQAFSRRGSLEWMITLFSLSTLPNTLVMGIPLLRAMYGDFSGNLMVQIVVLQSIIWYTLMLFLFEFRGAKLLISEQFPETAGSITSFRVDSDVISLNGREPLQTDAEIGDDGKLHVVVRRSSAASSMISSFNKSHGGGLNSSMITPRASNLTGVEIYSVQSSREPTPRASSFNQTDFYAMFNASKAPSPRHGYTNSYGGAGAGPGGDVYSLQSSKGVTPRTSNFDEEVMKTAKKGGRGGRSMSGELYNNNSVPSYPPPNPMFTGSTSGAAGVKKKESGGGGSGGGGVGTGGGQNKEMNMFVWSSSASPVSEANARNAMTRGASTDLSTDPKAPLPPPPPPPQDNLATKAMQNLIENMTPGRKGHVEMDQDGNNEGKSGVTSSPYMGKKGGDVEDGGPGPRKQQMPPASVMTRLILIMVWRKLIRNPNTYSSLFGLAWSLVSYKWNIKMPTIMSGSISILSDAGLGMAMFSLGLFMALQPKIIACGKSVAVFAMAVRFLTGPAVIAATSIAIGIRGDLLHIAIVQAALPQGIVPFVFAKEYNVHPDILSTAVIFGMLVALPVTVLYYVLLGL